A single genomic interval of Spirosoma taeanense harbors:
- a CDS encoding HNH endonuclease: protein MQLFFHDVGISGADRDFPKTVFSSISLQTIEKNIPQHVKSEVLEALDREFISGEFNCWGVPAGAGSVIRQLEVGDVMLLIRTTGGDGDIPALCRVRAYWREQLAELSHALWGSARFPYIFFFKTESISLTWADLKEHVGYAPNFRPSGNVYRVRHDRLREFGGIEGYMNFITGRNRPTSYSSSLPIGYVSEPIEDDYQEGERLIRESSYFQRNPQLVRQAKKLYGNSCQVCGFNFENKYGEIGANYIECHHLNPLSERENTSANLVTNVADVRVVCSNCHRMLHRQRPALTIEELKLRLRY from the coding sequence ATGCAGCTTTTCTTCCATGATGTTGGTATCAGCGGTGCTGATCGTGATTTTCCAAAAACCGTCTTCAGTAGTATATCGCTTCAAACTATAGAGAAGAATATACCCCAACATGTCAAATCAGAAGTATTAGAGGCTCTTGATCGCGAATTTATAAGTGGTGAATTTAACTGTTGGGGGGTACCTGCAGGCGCCGGAAGTGTAATAAGACAATTGGAAGTAGGCGATGTAATGCTATTAATACGTACAACAGGTGGAGATGGGGATATACCCGCACTTTGCAGAGTGCGTGCATATTGGAGGGAACAGTTGGCTGAACTCTCTCATGCGTTATGGGGAAGCGCCCGATTCCCTTATATTTTCTTCTTTAAAACCGAGTCTATTTCGCTTACATGGGCAGATTTGAAAGAGCACGTTGGTTATGCGCCGAACTTTCGGCCTAGTGGAAATGTGTATCGTGTGCGTCATGATAGACTTAGAGAATTTGGTGGAATAGAAGGCTACATGAATTTTATCACTGGCAGAAACCGGCCAACTTCGTACTCATCTTCGTTGCCCATAGGATACGTCTCAGAACCAATAGAGGACGATTATCAAGAAGGTGAGCGTTTGATTAGGGAAAGTAGTTACTTTCAACGTAATCCACAATTAGTTAGACAGGCAAAAAAACTCTACGGGAATTCGTGTCAGGTCTGTGGCTTTAATTTTGAAAACAAGTACGGAGAAATTGGGGCTAACTATATCGAATGTCATCATTTGAACCCACTTTCGGAGCGTGAGAATACTTCGGCCAACTTAGTGACGAATGTCGCAGACGTAAGAGTCGTTTGCTCTAATTGCCATAGAATGTTGCATAGGCAACGTCCAGCTTTAACCATCGAAGAGTTAAAGCTGCGTTTGCGCTATTGA
- a CDS encoding DUF4126 domain-containing protein, protein MSIEWIMSACIGVGLAACCGFRVFVPLLIASIATKLGIIGTMTGFEWLSGWPALLGLSIATVFEIGAYYIPWLDNVLDTLATPASIIAGTLLSTSFLHIDNPVLHWGLGLMLGGSSAGIVQAGTSLLRLGSTATTGGIANPVVATGENVASVGLSVFTILLPLVAVVIVAAVLLFVIGRLLTRRKIWFTRSANNHRLQ, encoded by the coding sequence ATGTCCATCGAATGGATTATGAGTGCCTGTATTGGCGTGGGGCTGGCCGCGTGCTGCGGCTTTCGGGTGTTTGTACCGCTGCTGATTGCCAGTATAGCCACCAAACTCGGTATTATCGGCACGATGACCGGCTTCGAATGGCTCAGCGGATGGCCTGCCCTGCTGGGCCTGTCCATCGCTACGGTTTTCGAGATTGGGGCGTATTATATCCCCTGGCTCGATAACGTTCTGGATACGCTGGCCACGCCCGCGTCTATCATTGCCGGTACGCTCCTGAGTACGTCTTTTCTGCACATCGACAATCCGGTGCTGCACTGGGGACTCGGGCTGATGTTGGGCGGTAGTTCGGCCGGGATCGTTCAGGCCGGGACAAGCCTGCTGCGACTGGGCTCAACGGCTACCACGGGTGGGATTGCCAACCCGGTTGTGGCCACAGGCGAGAACGTGGCCTCGGTGGGGCTGTCTGTATTTACGATTCTGCTACCGCTGGTTGCCGTCGTGATTGTCGCTGCCGTCCTGCTGTTCGTCATTGGTCGGCTACTCACCCGACGTAAAATATGGTTTACACGTTCGGCAAATAACCATAGGTTGCAATAA
- a CDS encoding ATP-dependent DNA helicase has product MNETQTAAHLLAKRFPYKPTAGQEEFFEKIGAFIAHEEFEHYRDCFLLRGYAGTGKTTLVGTLIKILPRFGYKSVLLAPTGRAAKVMANYAKKPAQTIHRKIYRQVAEPGSGTLAFQRQKNYHEDTLFIVDEASMISDEADFGGKGLLTDLIDFVFENPGNKLMLVGDTAQLPPVGRDLSPALDRGFLSSAFDMTVYEQELTEVMRQDEESGILYNATGLRLLLSDEDPTPKAVGFDALLSDKPAASSADVPEIRLNVRSFSDIYKMPLNKLEDGIRYAYDKYGRENTAIICRSNKTAVQYNQFVRRMIDQCEEELDAGDMLMIARNNYTVLEEDSPAGFLANGEFAEVLKIRNKEELHGFRFATVTLRLVDYEEQPDFEAKIMLDTLHTPVPSLTSDQYKALYESVMKDYFYIKSKKERAEAVRRDPYLNALQVKFAYALTCHKAQGGQWSAVFVDQGFLPDGQVNQEFVRWLYTALTRATDEAFLMNFNPQFFG; this is encoded by the coding sequence ATGAACGAAACCCAAACGGCCGCCCATTTACTGGCCAAACGTTTCCCTTATAAACCTACTGCCGGTCAGGAAGAATTTTTTGAAAAGATTGGCGCGTTCATCGCCCACGAAGAGTTTGAACACTACCGCGACTGTTTTCTGCTGCGCGGCTATGCCGGAACAGGTAAAACCACACTCGTCGGTACACTCATAAAAATTCTCCCCCGTTTTGGGTATAAGTCGGTGCTGCTGGCACCCACCGGCCGGGCCGCCAAAGTCATGGCCAACTATGCCAAAAAGCCAGCCCAGACGATCCACCGCAAGATTTACCGACAGGTTGCCGAACCCGGTTCGGGGACGCTGGCGTTTCAGCGGCAGAAAAATTACCACGAGGATACGCTCTTTATCGTGGACGAAGCCTCAATGATTTCCGACGAGGCCGACTTTGGCGGTAAAGGGCTGCTGACCGATCTGATTGACTTTGTGTTCGAAAACCCCGGCAACAAGCTGATGCTGGTCGGCGATACGGCCCAGTTGCCGCCCGTTGGCCGTGACCTCAGCCCAGCGCTCGACCGGGGGTTTCTGTCCAGCGCTTTCGACATGACGGTGTATGAGCAGGAACTGACCGAAGTTATGCGGCAGGACGAAGAATCAGGAATTCTCTACAACGCAACCGGCCTGCGGCTGCTATTGTCCGACGAAGACCCTACGCCCAAAGCCGTTGGTTTTGATGCGCTGCTGAGCGATAAACCCGCGGCATCCTCTGCCGACGTACCTGAAATTCGCCTGAATGTACGTTCGTTCAGCGACATTTATAAAATGCCGCTCAACAAGCTGGAAGACGGCATCCGGTACGCTTACGATAAATACGGTCGTGAAAACACGGCTATCATCTGCCGCTCGAACAAAACGGCTGTGCAGTACAACCAGTTTGTCCGGCGCATGATTGATCAGTGCGAAGAAGAACTCGACGCGGGCGACATGCTGATGATTGCCCGTAACAACTATACCGTACTGGAAGAAGACTCCCCCGCCGGGTTTCTGGCCAACGGCGAGTTTGCGGAGGTGCTGAAAATCCGGAACAAAGAAGAGCTTCACGGTTTCCGATTTGCCACCGTTACGCTACGGCTGGTGGATTACGAAGAGCAGCCCGACTTCGAAGCGAAAATCATGCTCGATACCCTCCACACGCCCGTGCCGTCGCTGACGTCGGATCAGTACAAGGCGCTGTATGAGAGCGTCATGAAGGATTACTTTTATATTAAGAGCAAAAAAGAACGGGCCGAGGCCGTCCGGCGCGACCCGTATCTGAACGCGCTTCAGGTGAAGTTTGCCTACGCGCTCACCTGCCATAAAGCTCAGGGGGGCCAGTGGAGCGCGGTCTTTGTGGATCAGGGATTCCTGCCCGACGGTCAGGTGAACCAGGAGTTTGTGCGCTGGCTTTACACCGCTCTGACCCGCGCCACTGACGAAGCGTTCCTGATGAACTTCAACCCGCAGTTTTTTGGCTAA
- a CDS encoding CBS domain-containing protein, which yields MKIRQVLQGKSINALYTVSSGQTVREALNVMADKNIGAVLVVDDDQLTGIFSERDYARKGILMGRQSADTLISEVMTAPVITIEPEQSLDECMVTMSERHIRHLPVMENGKLIGIISINDVVTAIIGDQKTRINSLESYISGSPY from the coding sequence ATGAAAATACGCCAGGTCCTGCAAGGCAAATCGATCAATGCTCTTTACACGGTTTCATCGGGCCAGACCGTTCGGGAAGCGCTCAACGTCATGGCCGATAAGAATATTGGTGCTGTGCTGGTTGTAGACGACGATCAGCTGACCGGTATTTTCTCGGAACGCGACTATGCCCGCAAAGGAATTCTGATGGGTCGCCAGTCGGCCGATACACTTATCAGCGAGGTTATGACGGCGCCGGTTATTACGATCGAGCCGGAGCAGAGCCTGGACGAGTGTATGGTGACCATGTCGGAGCGGCACATACGCCACCTGCCGGTAATGGAGAATGGTAAACTGATCGGCATTATTTCCATTAACGACGTTGTGACGGCGATCATCGGCGATCAGAAAACCCGGATCAACTCGCTCGAAAGCTATATTTCCGGAAGCCCCTACTAA
- a CDS encoding NUDIX domain-containing protein produces MTQVLDSPREEVLKLYGNRLRLRVCGLYCEDDRLLMVRHRGIGPTDTFWCPPGGGAQFGETAPEALVREFAEETGLDIEAGELLFVNEFMQPPLHAMELFFSVQVTGGTLRQGIDPEMSLEGQIIQDVRLMAFDEIKSYPPEEVHALFRQCQTLDDVFRLRGYLPQP; encoded by the coding sequence GTGACGCAAGTTCTGGATTCGCCCCGCGAAGAAGTGTTAAAATTATACGGTAATCGGCTGCGGCTGCGCGTCTGCGGGCTGTACTGCGAAGACGACCGGCTGCTGATGGTGCGCCATCGGGGAATTGGTCCGACCGATACGTTCTGGTGCCCGCCGGGCGGGGGCGCTCAGTTTGGGGAAACCGCGCCGGAGGCTCTGGTTCGGGAGTTTGCTGAAGAAACCGGGCTGGATATTGAAGCGGGCGAACTGCTGTTTGTCAATGAGTTCATGCAGCCGCCCCTGCACGCGATGGAATTGTTTTTCAGCGTACAGGTAACTGGCGGAACGCTTCGTCAGGGAATTGATCCGGAAATGAGTCTCGAAGGACAGATTATTCAGGACGTTCGGCTGATGGCGTTTGACGAAATCAAGAGCTACCCACCCGAAGAAGTCCACGCGTTGTTCCGGCAATGCCAGACCCTGGACGATGTGTTCCGGCTGCGGGGGTATCTGCCACAGCCGTAA
- a CDS encoding DUF3822 family protein has protein sequence MPTLTASIQSDSFNPGQTAKSVLCLEVGRDRFRFLVQDERRRGCYLEDYTFSSLLTDRPLMDILPDLFRDHPVLAAGPWQEIRIGVNSPSFTLVPQSLFRKEYAGSYLKLMRGSALPAHEFAQAYAHEPEGFLSVFNLEHPLADYFSGAYPLQPLTFIHQTGALIRATADLDRRGLNPHNIYLYFEDEFITIIYRQDHKLRYCNRFGYKNAQDLAYYVLYVLDEQKLGPEAVHVALYGEITPFADTYTELCRFLPNLTFGPIPPGLSLTSEFEELPEHRYLSLYGLGLLVDNAQ, from the coding sequence ATGCCCACACTTACTGCGAGCATCCAGTCTGATTCGTTTAATCCTGGCCAAACCGCTAAGTCGGTATTGTGTCTGGAGGTGGGGCGTGACCGGTTTCGGTTTCTGGTTCAGGATGAGCGTCGGCGGGGCTGTTACCTCGAAGATTATACGTTTTCATCGCTGCTGACCGACCGGCCGCTGATGGATATTCTGCCCGATCTGTTCCGCGACCATCCGGTGCTTGCGGCCGGGCCATGGCAGGAGATTCGGATTGGCGTCAACTCGCCCTCGTTTACGCTGGTGCCGCAATCGCTGTTCCGAAAAGAGTATGCGGGAAGCTACCTGAAGCTGATGCGCGGCAGTGCACTGCCCGCCCATGAGTTTGCGCAGGCTTATGCCCACGAACCAGAGGGTTTTCTTTCCGTATTCAATCTGGAACATCCGCTGGCAGATTATTTTTCGGGCGCTTATCCGCTTCAGCCGCTGACGTTTATTCATCAAACAGGCGCTCTCATCCGGGCTACGGCCGATCTGGACCGTCGAGGTTTGAACCCGCACAATATTTACCTGTACTTCGAGGACGAATTTATTACGATCATCTACCGGCAGGATCATAAATTACGCTACTGCAACCGGTTTGGCTATAAAAATGCGCAGGATCTGGCGTATTACGTTCTTTACGTGCTGGATGAACAAAAGTTAGGCCCTGAAGCGGTACATGTTGCCCTGTACGGCGAGATTACCCCCTTTGCCGACACGTACACGGAACTATGCCGGTTTCTGCCGAACCTTACCTTTGGCCCCATTCCGCCAGGACTTTCCTTAACCAGCGAATTCGAAGAGCTACCCGAACACCGGTACCTGAGTTTGTACGGACTCGGCCTGCTGGTCGACAATGCGCAATAA
- the coaD gene encoding pantetheine-phosphate adenylyltransferase gives MKRVALFPGSFDPFTKGHEDIVLRGLKLFDEIIIGIGRNARKERYFSLERMTRLIEEAFRSEPAVRVISYDDLTANVARNEGATFLLRGLRNTTDFEYENGISQVNRSVYEEVETVFLITSPHLAPISSSIIRELHRYGRSVDAFLPYQLEESKV, from the coding sequence ATGAAGCGCGTTGCTCTGTTTCCCGGTTCCTTCGATCCGTTCACCAAAGGTCACGAAGATATTGTGCTGCGGGGGCTGAAACTGTTTGATGAGATTATCATCGGCATTGGGCGCAACGCCCGTAAGGAGCGGTATTTTTCGCTGGAGCGGATGACCCGGCTGATTGAGGAAGCTTTTCGGAGCGAGCCGGCCGTACGCGTAATCAGCTATGATGATCTGACGGCCAACGTAGCCCGCAATGAAGGCGCTACGTTCCTGCTGCGTGGTCTGCGCAACACCACCGACTTTGAATATGAAAACGGTATCTCGCAGGTTAACCGGTCCGTGTACGAAGAAGTAGAGACCGTGTTTCTGATAACCTCTCCGCATCTTGCACCCATCAGCTCCAGCATCATCCGCGAACTGCACCGGTATGGTCGGTCGGTGGATGCGTTTCTGCCGTACCAGCTTGAAGAAAGTAAGGTATGA
- a CDS encoding NUDIX hydrolase, which translates to MIVFINDRPIRLVGPKAAAQLTNGQSVPDYDQIIDARLEALKEDALHGHLLVLNATTATVEKLLLLLQKADAGRLLSVTLGCLSKSDCEAAIKKPFKIIKAAGGVVSKDNKILLMFRRGVWDLPKGKLDDGESSREGAAREVEEETGIEVSVGERICTTWHTYTLNGSRILKRTKWYHMSVLDDSQMAPQEDEDIEKLAWFDRRQMQLALTNSFSSIRYVIDQVSKLRV; encoded by the coding sequence ATGATTGTTTTTATTAACGACCGCCCGATCCGGCTCGTTGGCCCGAAGGCCGCTGCTCAACTTACCAACGGTCAGTCTGTTCCGGACTACGATCAGATTATCGACGCCCGGCTGGAAGCGCTGAAAGAGGATGCTCTGCATGGCCATCTGCTGGTTTTGAATGCCACGACCGCTACGGTCGAAAAACTGCTTCTGCTGCTTCAGAAAGCCGATGCGGGTCGTTTGCTCTCCGTTACGCTGGGCTGCCTCAGCAAAAGCGACTGCGAAGCCGCCATCAAGAAACCGTTCAAAATTATCAAAGCGGCCGGGGGTGTGGTCAGTAAAGACAATAAAATTCTGCTGATGTTTCGCCGGGGCGTCTGGGATTTACCCAAAGGCAAGCTCGACGACGGCGAATCGTCACGGGAGGGCGCTGCCCGCGAAGTCGAAGAAGAAACCGGCATCGAGGTATCCGTCGGCGAACGCATCTGCACGACCTGGCATACCTATACGCTGAATGGCAGCCGGATTCTCAAGCGCACGAAGTGGTATCACATGAGTGTACTGGACGACAGCCAGATGGCCCCGCAGGAAGATGAGGACATCGAAAAACTGGCCTGGTTCGACCGGCGGCAAATGCAGCTGGCCCTCACCAATTCGTTCAGCTCCATTCGTTACGTAATCGACCAGGTGAGTAAGTTACGGGTCTAA
- a CDS encoding hemolysin family protein, producing the protein MELLIILLLTILNGVFSMSEIALVSSRKSKLETAAKNGDRRAQVALDLSNSPNRFLSTVQIGITLIGILLGIFSGDKLTTDVQNFVAQVEFLRPYAHSVAVMLVLLLLTYMSLVFGELVPKRIGLSNPEGIAKTMAAPMIFLSRLTAPFITLLTISSDLLLKILRIRPNESAVTEEEIKSLIQEGTSGGAIEEIEQEIVQNVFQLGDRKITSLMTNRQEIVYLDLEDEPAENKAKIIEHRHSVYPLCNGSVDEVVGLIYTKDFLGKDLDEELLRLNDMKREALFVPENNRAYQVLERFRERKQYVGVIVDEYGGVLGVVTLNDILDVLVGDINDEPGSDYEIREREDGTFLIDAQLPFEDFLSHFNITITAQNRRDLTGFDTLGGFALHILKDIPQTGESFQWQAYRFEIMDMDKSRIDKILVQKLVEE; encoded by the coding sequence GTGGAACTTCTAATTATTTTATTGCTGACTATTCTGAATGGAGTATTCTCCATGTCGGAAATTGCCCTGGTATCTTCCCGGAAATCTAAATTAGAGACAGCCGCCAAGAATGGCGACCGTCGGGCGCAGGTGGCTCTGGATCTGTCTAATTCACCCAACCGGTTTCTGTCTACTGTTCAGATTGGCATTACCCTGATTGGCATTTTGCTTGGTATTTTTTCGGGCGACAAGCTGACGACCGATGTTCAGAACTTCGTGGCTCAGGTCGAGTTTCTGCGGCCCTATGCCCACTCGGTAGCGGTGATGCTGGTGCTGTTGCTGCTGACATACATGTCGCTGGTGTTTGGCGAGCTGGTGCCCAAGCGCATTGGTTTGTCGAATCCGGAAGGAATCGCCAAGACAATGGCCGCTCCCATGATCTTTCTGTCGCGGCTGACGGCCCCGTTCATTACCCTGCTGACAATCTCGAGCGATTTACTACTCAAGATTCTGCGGATACGGCCCAACGAAAGCGCCGTAACGGAAGAAGAAATCAAGAGCCTGATTCAGGAAGGCACGTCGGGCGGAGCCATTGAGGAGATCGAGCAGGAGATTGTGCAGAACGTCTTTCAGCTTGGCGACCGCAAAATTACCTCGCTGATGACTAACCGGCAGGAAATCGTGTACCTGGACCTGGAAGACGAACCTGCCGAGAACAAAGCCAAAATCATTGAGCATAGGCATTCGGTTTACCCGCTCTGCAATGGGAGTGTCGATGAGGTGGTAGGGCTGATTTATACGAAAGACTTTCTGGGCAAAGACCTTGATGAAGAACTGCTACGGCTGAACGACATGAAACGGGAAGCCTTATTTGTGCCGGAAAACAACCGGGCCTACCAGGTCCTGGAGCGATTTCGGGAGCGGAAGCAGTACGTAGGCGTAATCGTGGATGAGTACGGGGGTGTTTTGGGCGTCGTTACGCTCAACGACATTCTGGATGTGCTGGTGGGCGATATTAACGACGAACCGGGTTCTGACTACGAGATCCGCGAGCGCGAGGATGGTACCTTCCTGATTGATGCGCAGCTGCCCTTCGAAGATTTTCTGTCGCACTTCAACATCACCATTACGGCTCAGAACCGGCGCGATCTGACGGGTTTCGATACGCTTGGGGGCTTTGCGCTGCACATCTTGAAGGATATTCCGCAGACCGGCGAATCATTCCAGTGGCAGGCCTACCGGTTTGAGATCATGGATATGGACAAGAGCCGGATCGATAAGATTCTGGTGCAGAAATTGGTCGAAGAATAG
- a CDS encoding molybdopterin molybdotransferase MoeA, translating into MLSVADAFAITQQHRLHLPAETVSLTSALGRVLRQTIRADRDFPPFNRVAMDGIAIRFTDFANGQRTFPVVGMQRAGQPQQTLSQANSCLEIMTGAMLSIGADTVIRYEDVTITDGQATIEIEDVQPGQHVHRQATDRRSGDELLSAGRLIGPAELAVAASVGQTELSVTSLPRVALISTGDELVDVSETPLPHQIRRSNTYLLQAALASLGVTATLHHIVDDETILADRLSAILRENDLLILSGGVSAGKADFVPDVLARLGVKKHFHKIEQRPGKPLWFGTSADGKTVFGLPGNPVSTVLCAYRYVMPYLRTSLGLPPAPVRYARLTTSFTFRPELTYFLPVRVSSEPDGHSVAHPLPGSGSADFANLLDVNAFMELPAKASVFNAGEVFPVWPTW; encoded by the coding sequence ATGCTTTCTGTCGCCGACGCTTTCGCCATTACCCAGCAACACCGGCTCCATCTGCCCGCTGAAACCGTTTCGCTTACCAGCGCGCTGGGCCGTGTATTACGCCAGACGATTCGGGCCGACCGCGATTTTCCGCCCTTTAACCGCGTTGCGATGGACGGGATCGCCATCCGGTTTACTGACTTCGCCAACGGCCAGCGAACCTTTCCGGTAGTCGGTATGCAGCGCGCCGGGCAGCCGCAGCAAACACTCAGCCAGGCGAATAGCTGTCTGGAAATCATGACCGGCGCGATGCTTTCCATCGGGGCCGATACGGTGATTCGGTACGAAGATGTGACAATAACCGACGGACAGGCCACCATTGAAATTGAAGACGTACAACCCGGCCAGCACGTCCATCGGCAGGCCACCGACCGACGTTCGGGCGATGAATTACTGTCGGCGGGGCGGCTTATAGGCCCGGCCGAGCTGGCGGTAGCCGCATCGGTTGGCCAGACTGAACTATCCGTTACGAGTCTTCCCCGCGTGGCCCTCATCTCGACGGGCGATGAACTGGTCGATGTGAGCGAAACGCCCCTGCCCCACCAGATTCGGCGCTCGAATACCTACCTGCTTCAGGCGGCCCTGGCTTCGCTGGGCGTAACGGCCACACTCCACCACATTGTTGATGACGAAACCATACTCGCGGACCGGCTGTCAGCGATTTTACGTGAAAACGACCTGCTGATTCTCAGCGGGGGCGTATCGGCCGGAAAGGCTGATTTCGTGCCGGACGTACTGGCCCGGCTGGGGGTCAAAAAGCATTTTCATAAAATCGAACAGCGACCAGGAAAACCGCTCTGGTTTGGTACATCAGCCGACGGCAAAACCGTTTTTGGCCTACCCGGCAATCCGGTTTCGACGGTTCTGTGCGCCTATCGATACGTTATGCCCTATCTGCGCACCTCACTGGGACTGCCACCCGCTCCTGTTCGTTACGCCCGGTTGACTACGTCCTTCACGTTCCGGCCGGAGCTGACGTATTTCCTGCCGGTTCGCGTAAGCTCTGAACCCGACGGACATAGTGTAGCACACCCGCTCCCCGGCTCGGGCTCGGCTGACTTTGCCAATCTGCTCGACGTAAACGCCTTTATGGAGCTACCTGCCAAGGCATCGGTGTTTAATGCGGGCGAAGTATTTCCCGTCTGGCCGACCTGGTAG
- the moaC gene encoding cyclic pyranopterin monophosphate synthase MoaC: MMGFSHLNAEGNPAMVDVGAKTVSRRTARARSIVTLNDEIMQHLSGQDITTKKGPVFQTAIIAGTMAAKRTDDLIPLCHSLGLDNCQITIRTEGNEAIVDCLVSTEGKTGVEMEALVGASVAALTIYDMCKAFSHDIVIRETKLMEKTGGKRDFKRD, from the coding sequence ATGATGGGTTTTTCGCACCTGAACGCCGAAGGGAACCCCGCCATGGTGGATGTGGGCGCCAAGACGGTAAGCCGACGCACGGCCAGAGCCCGCAGCATCGTTACGCTCAACGACGAAATCATGCAGCATCTGAGCGGTCAGGATATCACGACTAAAAAAGGGCCAGTCTTTCAGACGGCGATCATTGCCGGTACGATGGCTGCCAAACGAACCGACGATCTGATTCCGCTCTGTCATTCGCTGGGGCTGGATAACTGTCAGATTACGATTCGGACCGAAGGCAACGAAGCTATTGTGGATTGTCTGGTGTCGACCGAGGGTAAGACTGGCGTTGAAATGGAAGCGCTGGTGGGGGCTTCGGTGGCGGCTCTGACCATCTACGATATGTGCAAAGCCTTTTCGCACGACATCGTGATCCGCGAAACCAAACTAATGGAAAAGACGGGTGGTAAACGCGACTTCAAACGGGACTAA
- a CDS encoding NTP transferase domain-containing protein, with protein MVNATSNGTKAVLNGLILTGGRSSRMGADKSRLTYHDKPQREFLADLLRPYCEKVFWSVNAEQAAELTGIGQPFIVDAFEVEGPLNGLLSAFQHDPTVAWLVVACDMPLLTSRSLDGLVAARMPTRPATAFYDSDGRYPEPLLSIWEPQSRALLQQALDEGNPSPRKILLMNDAALLTAPDVQELTNVNDPASRSALGF; from the coding sequence GTGGTAAACGCGACTTCAAACGGGACTAAGGCGGTGCTGAACGGGCTGATCCTGACGGGTGGCCGCAGCAGCCGGATGGGCGCGGACAAATCGCGGCTGACCTACCACGACAAACCCCAGCGCGAGTTCCTGGCGGATCTGCTGCGGCCGTACTGCGAAAAGGTTTTCTGGTCGGTCAATGCAGAGCAGGCGGCTGAGCTGACCGGAATCGGGCAACCATTCATCGTGGATGCGTTTGAAGTCGAAGGACCGTTGAATGGGCTCCTGTCGGCGTTTCAGCATGACCCTACGGTGGCCTGGCTCGTGGTGGCCTGCGATATGCCGCTGCTTACGTCCCGCTCGCTCGATGGGCTGGTAGCGGCACGGATGCCCACCCGGCCCGCTACCGCTTTTTATGATTCGGACGGCCGCTACCCCGAACCATTGCTGAGCATCTGGGAGCCACAGAGTCGGGCGTTGCTGCAGCAGGCCCTGGATGAAGGAAATCCGTCGCCCCGTAAAATCCTTCTGATGAACGATGCCGCTTTACTGACAGCGCCTGACGTTCAGGAACTGACGAACGTAAACGATCCAGCTTCCCGGTCGGCACTGGGTTTCTAA
- a CDS encoding DUF6992 family protein: MPLFHQLLLAAGSMLLGHSATAQRVEPPTNLRDFSEQRIRHQKTLGFALGGYALANIAIGSIAAPQTTGETRSIHRMNVYWNLVNLGIAGIGLLGARNRGGDETLAQAVREHEKMKQILLLNAGLDMAYVMGGLYLRERANIRPDKADQLRGYGKSIMGQGGFLLAFDLVNYFIFKRQGDKQEMQLISVATVGMGVVLPIK, encoded by the coding sequence ATGCCCCTTTTCCACCAACTATTACTGGCCGCTGGTTCGATGCTCCTTGGCCATTCGGCAACCGCCCAGCGAGTCGAGCCACCCACAAACCTGCGCGATTTTAGCGAGCAGCGCATTCGCCATCAGAAAACGCTGGGTTTCGCACTGGGGGGCTATGCGCTGGCCAACATTGCCATCGGCAGCATTGCGGCACCGCAAACGACGGGCGAAACCAGATCTATCCATCGCATGAACGTGTACTGGAATCTGGTAAACCTGGGCATTGCCGGAATTGGTCTGCTCGGTGCACGAAATCGTGGGGGAGACGAAACCTTGGCGCAGGCCGTTCGGGAACACGAGAAAATGAAGCAGATACTGTTGCTGAACGCGGGTCTGGACATGGCCTACGTGATGGGCGGTCTTTACCTGCGCGAACGGGCTAACATCCGGCCTGATAAGGCCGACCAACTGCGGGGCTACGGCAAGTCGATTATGGGACAGGGCGGATTTCTGCTAGCCTTTGATCTGGTGAATTATTTCATTTTCAAACGGCAGGGCGACAAGCAGGAAATGCAGCTGATAAGCGTAGCAACCGTGGGGATGGGCGTCGTCTTACCGATTAAATAA